The following proteins are co-located in the Desulfobaccales bacterium genome:
- a CDS encoding metal ABC transporter permease codes for MTELLAMGFWQRALAAGLVLAVLCGCLSVFVILRRLAFIGVGISHSAFGGVALGFLLGIDPLWTGIIFSAGVALAIEWAQKRGHIEEDAAIGIFFAAAMALGVLFLHLSRTYNVDVFGFLFGNILAIGERQVVQIVAVAALVLAVLFFFYKEYVFISFDEEMAWVSGVPVTFLRALFLVLLSLAIIVAIYLVGIILVSALLVIPGATARNLAGHLRPMMILSLGSAVGATLGGLMASAWLDWPSGATIVVLLSCLFFLSTLRRRAE; via the coding sequence ATGACTGAGCTTTTGGCAATGGGCTTCTGGCAGCGGGCCCTGGCGGCGGGGCTGGTGTTGGCAGTGCTCTGCGGCTGCCTCTCCGTCTTTGTGATCTTAAGGCGCCTGGCCTTCATCGGCGTGGGCATTTCCCACTCCGCCTTCGGGGGGGTGGCCCTGGGGTTTCTTTTGGGGATTGACCCCCTGTGGACCGGCATCATCTTTTCCGCCGGGGTGGCTTTAGCCATTGAGTGGGCCCAAAAGCGGGGGCATATCGAGGAGGACGCGGCCATCGGCATCTTTTTTGCCGCCGCCATGGCCCTGGGGGTTCTGTTCCTGCACCTCTCCCGCACCTACAACGTGGATGTCTTCGGTTTTCTCTTCGGGAACATCCTGGCCATCGGCGAGCGCCAGGTGGTGCAGATTGTGGCCGTGGCGGCGCTGGTGCTGGCGGTGCTCTTCTTTTTCTATAAGGAGTATGTCTTCATCAGCTTTGATGAGGAGATGGCCTGGGTGAGCGGGGTGCCGGTGACTTTCCTGCGGGCCCTGTTTCTGGTGCTTTTGAGCCTGGCCATCATTGTGGCCATCTATCTGGTGGGCATTATTTTGGTGAGTGCGCTTCTGGTCATCCCCGGGGCCACGGCCCGCAATCTGGCGGGGCACCTCAGGCCCATGATGATTCTCTCCCTGGGAAGCGCAGTAGGGGCCACCCTGGGGGGCCTGATGGCCTCGGCCTGGCTGGACTGGCCCTCCGGGGCCACCATCGTGGTCTTGCTCTCCTGCCTGTTTTTCCTCTCCACCCTCCGTCGCCGGGCAGAGTAA
- a CDS encoding metal ABC transporter substrate-binding protein — protein MRLSAGHQWMGWIILAFLGLILATGTECLPPAQAADRIPVAASILPLGDFLEKLGGERVEVTVLIPPGASPHVYEPSPAAVAQAARARVLAYVGAGLDPWVERLLARRGEGGPQVVQATAGIPLLAEVPHPDHDQHLGQEAERGGHRHDQGNPHIWLDPVIAQDICRRLAAALMAADPEHRELYEANLARYLAELEALHQEIIAATATFRIREFVSFHPAFSYFARRYGLKEVGVIEAAPGREPTPGLLRKLINNIRKFQVQAVFAEPQLSPRAAEVLAREAGVKVLILDPLGGRPPYGSDYLKLMRHNLAVMQQAMQ, from the coding sequence GTGCGACTGAGTGCGGGCCACCAGTGGATGGGGTGGATAATCCTGGCATTTCTGGGGCTGATCCTGGCCACTGGCACGGAGTGCCTTCCCCCCGCCCAGGCTGCGGACCGGATACCCGTCGCCGCCAGCATCCTGCCTTTGGGGGATTTTCTGGAGAAGCTGGGGGGCGAGCGGGTGGAGGTAACGGTCCTCATCCCGCCGGGGGCCAGCCCCCATGTCTATGAACCCTCCCCGGCGGCGGTGGCCCAGGCAGCCAGGGCCCGGGTGCTGGCCTATGTGGGCGCGGGTTTGGACCCCTGGGTGGAGCGGCTGCTGGCCCGGCGCGGGGAAGGAGGGCCCCAGGTGGTGCAGGCCACCGCCGGCATCCCCCTCCTGGCGGAGGTGCCCCACCCTGACCATGACCAACACCTAGGGCAGGAGGCGGAGAGGGGCGGCCACCGCCATGACCAGGGCAACCCCCACATCTGGCTGGACCCGGTCATTGCCCAGGACATCTGCCGCCGTCTGGCCGCAGCCCTCATGGCGGCGGACCCGGAGCACCGGGAGCTGTATGAGGCCAACCTGGCCCGCTACCTGGCGGAGTTGGAGGCTTTGCATCAAGAGATTATTGCGGCCACCGCCACTTTCCGGATTCGGGAATTCGTCTCCTTTCACCCGGCCTTCAGCTATTTCGCCCGGCGCTACGGCTTGAAGGAGGTGGGGGTGATCGAGGCCGCGCCCGGCCGGGAGCCCACCCCGGGACTTCTAAGGAAGCTGATCAATAATATCCGCAAATTCCAGGTCCAGGCCGTGTTTGCCGAACCCCAGCTCAGTCCCCGGGCGGCGGAGGTGTTGGCCCGGGAAGCGGGAGTGAAGGTCCTCATCCTGGACCCTCTGGGAGGGCGCCCCCCGTACGGCAGCGACTACCTCAAGCTCATGCGCCACAACCTGGCGGTGATGCAGCAGGCCATGCAATGA
- a CDS encoding C45 family peptidase: MSSLPDFTPIPLTGSPADLGRRHGLLFPREIRLLRRAFFRFLLRAGYLVAAWPLALLFYVLGGRFWPQVPPALKEEMRALAAAADLDLASVLLINVLDDVANALPRCSAVAVTPPRSATGGVLVGRNLDYPLFIDVLVRQQRVFLVTPEGGVPFLSVAWPGYVGVCTGMNRRGVVLCQLTAVCRRATFRGVPAALRFRLALERGESLTAAARELLALPATIGNNVLVADASGALVLELAPGAWACRRPLAGLLTATNHFQAPEMANLKGRFPRRPPGSPLSPEHFSEAYSLARDRRLRELAEGKLLMPQDLMKILADPQVANPGTVVSAVFSPPEGTLWLAQGESAPVSRHCWLPVRVW; this comes from the coding sequence ATGTCTTCTCTGCCGGATTTCACCCCCATCCCTCTCACCGGCAGCCCCGCCGATCTTGGCCGCCGCCATGGCCTCCTCTTTCCCCGGGAGATCCGCCTGCTGCGCCGGGCCTTTTTCCGCTTTCTCCTCCGGGCCGGGTATCTGGTGGCCGCTTGGCCCCTGGCGCTTCTGTTCTATGTCCTGGGCGGCCGCTTCTGGCCTCAGGTGCCCCCCGCCCTGAAAGAGGAGATGCGGGCCCTGGCCGCCGCCGCCGACCTGGATCTGGCCAGCGTGCTCCTCATCAATGTCCTGGACGATGTGGCCAACGCCCTGCCCCGCTGCTCCGCGGTGGCGGTGACTCCCCCCCGCAGCGCCACCGGGGGAGTGCTGGTGGGCCGCAACCTGGATTATCCCCTGTTCATTGACGTGCTGGTCCGGCAGCAGCGGGTGTTCCTGGTGACCCCGGAAGGCGGTGTGCCCTTCCTGTCGGTGGCCTGGCCGGGTTATGTGGGGGTCTGCACGGGCATGAACCGGCGGGGGGTGGTATTATGCCAGCTCACTGCGGTGTGCCGCCGGGCCACTTTCCGGGGGGTGCCGGCGGCCCTGCGCTTCCGCCTGGCCCTGGAGCGGGGCGAAAGCCTCACGGCCGCCGCCCGGGAGCTCCTGGCCCTCCCTGCCACCATCGGCAACAACGTGCTGGTGGCCGATGCCTCGGGCGCCCTGGTCCTGGAGTTGGCCCCCGGGGCCTGGGCCTGCCGCCGGCCGCTGGCGGGGCTCCTCACCGCCACCAATCATTTCCAGGCCCCGGAGATGGCCAATCTGAAAGGCCGCTTTCCCCGGCGGCCGCCCGGCTCCCCTCTGTCCCCCGAGCATTTCAGTGAGGCTTACAGCCTGGCCCGGGACCGGCGCCTCCGGGAGCTGGCGGAGGGGAAGCTCCTCATGCCCCAGGACCTCATGAAAATCTTGGCGGATCCCCAGGTGGCCAACCCCGGCACGGTGGTCTCCGCGGTGTTTTCCCCGCCTGAGGGAACCCTGTGGCTGGCTCAAGGGGAGAGCGCGCCGGTGAGCCGCCACTGCTGGCTGCCAGTGCGGGTTTGGTAA
- a CDS encoding metal ABC transporter ATP-binding protein, translating to MTDVPAIQLTHVWVTYHQRPVLEDITLTIPPGRYVGIIGPNGAGKSTLLKVILGLISPTRGEVSVFGEPPARLRKQGQLLGYLPQKPLHQPHFPVTVLDVVLMGRYGRIGLGRRPGPQDREAALAQLRRLHIEHLADRPIGALSGGEQQRVFIARALVVEPRLLVMDEPTISLDACAQDDLFEMLHQLKVELDLTVLVVSHDIGAVARHVEEVVCLNRRLHVHEPPPIGRLALESTFGCSVEYLFHGEIPHRVVRRDD from the coding sequence ATGACGGACGTGCCTGCGATCCAACTTACCCATGTGTGGGTGACCTACCACCAGCGGCCGGTTCTGGAGGACATCACCCTCACCATCCCGCCGGGCCGCTACGTGGGGATCATCGGCCCCAACGGCGCCGGCAAGAGCACCCTCCTCAAGGTCATCCTGGGGCTTATTTCCCCGACCCGGGGGGAGGTCTCCGTCTTCGGGGAGCCGCCGGCCCGGCTGCGCAAACAGGGGCAGCTCCTTGGCTATCTGCCCCAAAAACCCCTGCATCAGCCCCATTTTCCGGTGACGGTGCTGGATGTGGTGCTCATGGGCCGCTATGGCCGCATCGGCTTGGGGAGGCGCCCCGGCCCCCAGGACCGGGAGGCGGCCCTGGCGCAACTGAGGCGCCTCCATATCGAACACCTGGCGGACCGGCCCATCGGCGCCCTGTCCGGCGGCGAGCAGCAGCGGGTCTTCATCGCCCGGGCCCTGGTGGTGGAGCCCCGCCTGCTGGTGATGGACGAACCCACCATCTCTTTAGATGCCTGCGCCCAGGATGATCTTTTTGAGATGCTGCATCAGCTGAAGGTGGAGCTGGACCTCACGGTGCTGGTGGTCTCCCATGACATCGGCGCGGTGGCCCGACATGTGGAGGAGGTGGTCTGCCTCAACCGCCGCCTGCACGTGCACGAGCCCCCGCCCATCGGCCGCCTGGCCCTGGAGAGCACCTTCGGCTGCAGCGTGGAGTATCTTTTCCACGGGGAGATCCCCCATCGGGTGGTGCGCCGGGATGACTGA
- a CDS encoding iron ABC transporter permease yields the protein MPEAVTPITGGGEVLAQTLARHRRRRRRFAFALLLLSGALLMSVGLAVRLGRLEVTWEAMGTVFLAKLGLAPATVDRTTEVVVWGIRFSRVILAGLVGACLGVAGVVFQGLLLNPLADPFTLGVSTGGAFGVALLVLLGVGGSFWGLSPLPLGALAGALGALGVVLLLSREAGRVHKETLILAGIVVSTFLSALISLIKSLDEESLSAIVFWIMGSFSGRGWVHVGLLVPYAVAGLVLIGRYARELDILALGEEHSHFLGVAVTRVRLALLVGASLLTAGAVAVSGVIGFVGLVVPHVMRMWLGPAHGRLLLLSALGGALTLIWADVVARNLLASGQELPVGVVTALLGGPFFFYLLKTRRARGIW from the coding sequence ATGCCGGAGGCGGTGACGCCCATCACGGGGGGCGGCGAGGTCCTGGCCCAGACGCTGGCCCGGCATCGGCGGCGACGCCGTCGCTTCGCGTTTGCCCTGCTGCTCCTGAGCGGGGCCCTCCTCATGTCGGTGGGCCTGGCGGTGCGGTTGGGCCGCCTGGAGGTGACCTGGGAGGCCATGGGCACGGTTTTCCTGGCCAAACTGGGTTTGGCGCCGGCCACCGTGGATCGCACCACCGAAGTGGTGGTCTGGGGCATCCGTTTTTCCCGGGTCATCCTGGCCGGTCTGGTGGGCGCCTGCCTGGGCGTGGCCGGGGTGGTCTTCCAGGGCCTCCTCCTCAATCCCCTGGCGGACCCCTTCACCCTGGGGGTCTCCACCGGCGGGGCCTTTGGGGTGGCGCTCCTGGTGCTCCTGGGGGTGGGGGGCAGCTTCTGGGGCCTAAGTCCCTTGCCTTTAGGGGCTCTGGCCGGGGCTTTGGGGGCTTTGGGGGTGGTGCTCCTCCTTTCCCGGGAGGCGGGCCGGGTGCACAAGGAGACCCTGATCCTGGCGGGCATTGTGGTGAGTACCTTTCTCTCTGCCCTCATCAGCCTCATCAAGAGCCTGGATGAGGAGTCCCTCTCCGCCATCGTCTTTTGGATCATGGGGAGTTTCTCCGGCCGGGGCTGGGTGCACGTGGGGCTATTGGTGCCGTATGCCGTGGCGGGCCTGGTGCTCATCGGCCGCTATGCCCGGGAACTGGACATCCTGGCCTTGGGCGAGGAGCACTCCCACTTCCTGGGGGTGGCGGTGACCCGGGTGCGCCTGGCGCTGCTCGTGGGTGCTTCCCTTCTCACCGCCGGCGCGGTGGCGGTGAGCGGCGTCATCGGTTTTGTAGGGCTGGTGGTGCCCCATGTCATGCGCATGTGGCTGGGGCCGGCCCACGGCCGCTTGCTGCTCCTCAGCGCCCTCGGAGGGGCGCTCACCCTCATCTGGGCGGATGTGGTGGCCCGCAACCTGCTGGCCAGCGGCCAGGAGCTCCCCGTGGGGGTGGTCACGGCCCTTCTGGGGGGGCCCTTTTTCTTCTACCTGCTGAAAACCCGGCGGGCCAGGGGGATCTGGTGA
- a CDS encoding lytic transglycosylase domain-containing protein, producing the protein MCPLALRLILLLAAVLLASAGPAEAGVERFVDEQGTVHITNLGGPPAPAPEPVAPPAAVPGRRPPAPKTLTPGPPVPPPPEVPEAEPPPEPQSAGPEKGAGAPERPEDVSPPAPGKVVPAARPLAAQADLTMAPPLPPAPSGSNPQGLPVATFRDAQGTLHITTAPAKLKDDLIRLAGYEWPAHLPRSPATPGDEAGTPQVAESRPVPTPLAKRAAAIAAAAPPTTPGARTLRRFKDSKGVLHIVSRPTPPALPVAEAPAPARPPALPAANFRGTPRSLPAPALKDARGAPVAVRRDRDGKVKIISQPQPLPLARGPSPPPEALRPLTVEAARANDLPVSLVEAVIRVESNFTPHAISPKGAMGLMQLMPGTARDLGVENPFCPRQNIHAGSRYLRLLLNLFGQDLPLALAAYNAGFRRVLEHGWRVPPIPETQDFVSRVLQEYTQREHHLARFRDGPG; encoded by the coding sequence ATGTGCCCGCTGGCGCTCCGCCTGATACTGCTTCTGGCGGCGGTCCTGCTGGCCTCGGCGGGACCGGCTGAGGCCGGGGTGGAGCGCTTTGTGGATGAGCAGGGCACAGTGCACATCACCAATCTGGGGGGGCCGCCGGCACCGGCTCCTGAACCTGTCGCCCCGCCGGCCGCAGTTCCGGGAAGGCGGCCGCCGGCCCCGAAAACGCTGACGCCCGGGCCGCCGGTCCCGCCCCCGCCCGAGGTGCCGGAAGCCGAGCCCCCGCCGGAGCCCCAATCCGCCGGCCCCGAGAAAGGGGCTGGGGCGCCGGAGAGGCCGGAGGATGTCTCTCCCCCGGCGCCTGGCAAGGTTGTCCCGGCAGCCCGACCCCTGGCGGCCCAGGCTGACCTGACGATGGCCCCACCCCTTCCCCCTGCCCCTTCCGGGAGCAACCCCCAAGGCCTGCCGGTGGCCACCTTCCGGGATGCCCAGGGCACCCTGCACATCACCACGGCCCCGGCCAAGCTCAAGGATGACCTCATCCGGCTGGCGGGCTATGAATGGCCGGCCCACCTGCCCCGGTCACCGGCCACCCCTGGCGATGAGGCCGGCACCCCTCAGGTGGCGGAAAGCCGGCCCGTGCCCACACCCTTGGCCAAGCGGGCGGCAGCCATCGCGGCCGCCGCGCCCCCGACCACTCCCGGCGCCCGGACCCTGCGCCGGTTCAAGGACAGCAAAGGGGTGCTGCACATTGTCAGCCGCCCGACCCCGCCGGCCCTGCCGGTCGCTGAGGCCCCGGCGCCAGCCCGGCCTCCGGCACTCCCGGCCGCTAATTTCCGCGGAACACCTCGGTCCTTGCCTGCCCCGGCCCTCAAGGACGCCCGGGGCGCCCCGGTGGCGGTGCGCCGGGACCGGGACGGCAAGGTGAAGATCATCAGTCAACCACAGCCTCTGCCGCTGGCCCGAGGGCCCTCGCCCCCGCCGGAGGCCCTGCGCCCCCTCACGGTGGAGGCCGCCCGGGCCAATGACCTGCCGGTCTCTCTGGTGGAGGCGGTGATCCGGGTGGAATCCAACTTCACCCCTCACGCCATCTCCCCCAAAGGCGCCATGGGCCTGATGCAGCTCATGCCCGGCACCGCCCGGGACCTGGGGGTGGAGAACCCCTTCTGTCCCCGCCAGAACATCCATGCCGGCAGCCGTTACCTCAGGCTGCTCCTCAACCTCTTCGGCCAGGACCTGCCCCTGGCCCTGGCGGCGTATAATGCTGGCTTTCGGCGGGTGCTGGAGCACGGCTGGCGCGTCCCCCCCATCCCGGAGACCCAGGACTTTGTCAGCCGGGTGCTCCAGGAGTACACCCAACGGGAACACCATCTGGCCCGTTTCCGGGACGGCCCCGGATAG
- a CDS encoding DUF2207 domain-containing protein encodes MRWWQVRLRLSSLPALLVLLALLVAPAAVCPAAEESILSFHSYLAVKPDASLEVTETIRVKTAGREIRRGIVREFPTRYRDRFGNPVTVDFEVREVLRDGRPEPYHLKSVANGVHVYIGHKDVFLPPGTYTYTLRYRTTRQLGFFPEFDELYWNVTGHGWVFPILTAEAVVELPPGARVLQSAAYTGPYGSQEQAYRLRLDDAGRPVFTTTRPLAPKEGFTIAVAWPKGFVTPPSPAARTRFFFRDHLSTLVGLAGFLLLLGYYVLVWRRVGRDPEPGPIIPLFAPPAGFSPAAVRVLTRMGFDDRALAAAVVDLAVKGHLLIRQDNGTYLLTRRQGSTQIPRAEARFLSRLFGPAGEVRLGEAPRPELREARETLKAALDGELNRVYFNTNYPYLLPGGLLTLLVVAAMVLTSPEGLEAAFPALWLTGWSAGCFFLGYNAWQGWRRFRGSRRLSNLVAALGRTLFFLPFFAFLFLGLYLLAQSLSTIGALLFVGLAGANALFVHLLKAPTLQGRRLLDQIEGFRMFLTVAEAERLQVLNPPDKTPELFEKYLPYALALEVENDWAAQFTEVLAAAERQGRPYEPRWYQGPDWSPARLSTFTGNLGGALTGAIAAAASPPGSSSGSGGGGFSGGGGGGGGGRGW; translated from the coding sequence GTGAGATGGTGGCAGGTGCGCCTGCGGCTGTCCTCCTTGCCGGCCCTGCTTGTCCTCCTGGCCCTTCTGGTGGCGCCGGCCGCCGTCTGCCCCGCCGCCGAGGAGAGCATCCTCTCCTTTCACAGTTACCTGGCGGTGAAGCCCGATGCCTCCCTGGAGGTCACCGAGACCATCCGGGTTAAGACCGCCGGCCGGGAGATCCGCCGAGGGATCGTCCGGGAGTTTCCCACCCGCTACCGGGACCGCTTCGGCAACCCCGTGACGGTGGATTTCGAGGTCCGGGAAGTGCTGAGGGACGGCCGCCCGGAGCCCTATCACCTCAAATCCGTGGCCAACGGCGTGCATGTATATATTGGCCATAAAGACGTCTTTCTCCCCCCGGGAACTTACACCTATACCCTCCGTTACCGCACCACCCGCCAGCTGGGATTCTTCCCGGAATTTGACGAACTCTATTGGAACGTCACCGGCCACGGCTGGGTCTTTCCCATCCTCACGGCTGAAGCGGTGGTGGAGTTGCCGCCGGGGGCCAGGGTCCTGCAAAGCGCCGCCTATACCGGCCCCTACGGTTCCCAGGAGCAGGCCTACCGCCTGCGCCTGGATGATGCCGGCCGGCCGGTCTTCACCACCACCCGGCCGCTGGCTCCCAAGGAGGGCTTCACCATCGCGGTGGCCTGGCCCAAGGGGTTTGTCACCCCGCCCTCTCCTGCCGCCCGGACCAGATTCTTTTTCCGGGACCATCTGAGCACCCTGGTGGGACTGGCCGGATTTCTGCTGCTGCTGGGCTATTATGTGCTGGTCTGGCGGCGGGTGGGCCGGGACCCGGAGCCAGGCCCCATCATCCCTCTCTTTGCGCCGCCTGCCGGCTTTTCCCCGGCGGCGGTGCGGGTGCTCACCCGCATGGGCTTCGATGACCGGGCCCTGGCCGCGGCGGTGGTGGACCTGGCCGTCAAGGGGCATCTCCTCATCCGGCAGGACAACGGCACCTATCTTTTGACCCGCCGCCAAGGGAGCACCCAAATCCCCCGGGCCGAGGCGCGGTTTCTCTCCCGGCTTTTCGGGCCTGCCGGTGAGGTCCGCCTGGGGGAGGCCCCTCGGCCTGAGCTCCGGGAGGCCCGGGAGACCCTGAAGGCGGCCCTGGACGGCGAACTCAATCGGGTCTATTTCAACACCAACTACCCCTATCTCCTTCCCGGCGGCCTCCTTACCCTCCTCGTGGTGGCGGCCATGGTCCTCACCTCCCCCGAGGGCCTGGAGGCGGCCTTCCCCGCCCTGTGGCTCACCGGTTGGAGTGCAGGTTGCTTTTTTCTGGGGTACAACGCCTGGCAGGGCTGGCGACGCTTCCGAGGTTCCCGCCGTCTAAGCAACCTAGTCGCCGCCCTGGGCCGCACCCTGTTCTTCCTGCCCTTTTTCGCCTTTCTCTTTTTGGGCCTCTATCTCTTGGCCCAGTCCCTGTCCACCATCGGCGCCCTCCTCTTTGTGGGCCTGGCCGGCGCCAACGCCCTGTTTGTCCACCTCCTGAAGGCCCCCACCTTGCAGGGCCGCCGGCTGTTGGATCAGATCGAGGGCTTCCGGATGTTCCTCACGGTGGCGGAAGCGGAGCGCCTGCAGGTGCTTAACCCGCCGGACAAGACTCCGGAACTCTTTGAAAAATACCTGCCCTATGCCTTGGCCCTGGAGGTGGAGAACGATTGGGCGGCCCAATTCACCGAAGTGTTGGCCGCGGCGGAGCGGCAAGGCCGACCGTATGAACCCCGATGGTATCAGGGCCCCGACTGGAGCCCCGCTCGCCTGTCCACCTTTACCGGCAACCTGGGAGGTGCCCTCACCGGCGCCATTGCCGCCGCGGCTTCTCCCCCGGGCTCCAGTTCCGGGAGCGGCGGCGGGGGCTTTTCCGGCGGCGGCGGGGGTGGCGGCGGTGGCCGCGGCTGGTGA
- a CDS encoding LemA family protein — protein MIALLFILGLALVAALSVVAIYNRLVKNRNLVREAWSGIDVQLKRRADLIPNLVETVKGYMQHERGVLEKVTELRTRSLQAGTVADKAQAEGLLTSALRTLFAVAENYPDLKASANFQDLQKTLADIEEQLQLARRYYNGAARNLNILIESFPSNLVARAFGFETAEYFEIEDAAERAVPRVSFP, from the coding sequence ATGATCGCACTCCTTTTCATCCTGGGACTGGCCTTGGTGGCGGCCCTGAGCGTGGTGGCCATCTACAACCGCCTGGTGAAAAACCGCAACCTGGTGCGGGAGGCCTGGAGCGGCATTGACGTGCAGCTCAAGCGCCGGGCCGACCTCATCCCCAACCTGGTGGAGACAGTGAAGGGCTACATGCAGCACGAGCGTGGGGTGCTGGAGAAGGTCACGGAGCTTAGGACCCGGTCCCTCCAGGCCGGGACGGTGGCCGACAAGGCCCAGGCCGAGGGGCTCCTCACCTCCGCCCTGCGCACTCTCTTTGCGGTGGCGGAAAACTACCCGGACCTCAAGGCCTCCGCCAACTTCCAGGACCTGCAAAAAACCCTGGCGGACATCGAGGAGCAGCTCCAGCTGGCCCGGCGCTATTACAACGGCGCCGCCCGCAACCTCAACATCCTCATCGAATCCTTCCCCAGCAATCTGGTGGCCCGGGCCTTCGGGTTTGAGACGGCGGAATATTTTGAAATCGAGGACGCCGCCGAGCGGGCCGTGCCTCGGGTGAGTTTCCCGTGA
- the hcp gene encoding hydroxylamine reductase has product MFCYQCEQAAKGEACTVLGVCGKDPEVAALQDLLVYALQGLAQVAVAGRQVGVSDREVNVFTCEASFATLTNVDFDPERFVTWINRAVELRERLKEKVKDAGGKSDWSGPAVFQPEKTKEGMLAQAEAVGLKSYPAASPDLLSLKHVLLFGVKGVCAYADHAQILGQEDDKVYAFVHEAFAALPDPNLGLQELLNLVLKCGEINLRAMELLDAGNTGRYGHPVPTKVPLGHKAGKAILVSGHDLLDMEEILKQSEGKGIYVYTHGEMLPCHGYPGLKKYPHFYGHFGTAWQNQIKEFPQFPGPIVMTTNCIQRPQASYADRIFTRGLVGWPGIKHIPDLNFGPVIEKALELPGFPEDANDRYVMVGFARNTVLGVADKVIEAVKSGAIRHFFLVGGCDGAKPGRSYYTEFVKKVPQDCVILTLACGKFRFFDLPLGEIGGIPRLLDVGQCNDAYSAIQIAVALAQAFGTEVNKLPLSLVLSWYEQKAVAILLTLLYLGIKNIRLGPSLPAFVTPNVLDVLVKNFDLKPITTPEEDLKAILG; this is encoded by the coding sequence ATGTTTTGTTACCAATGTGAACAGGCCGCCAAAGGCGAGGCCTGCACCGTGTTGGGAGTCTGCGGCAAGGACCCGGAAGTGGCCGCCCTGCAAGATCTCTTGGTCTACGCCCTTCAGGGCCTGGCCCAGGTGGCGGTGGCCGGCCGTCAGGTGGGGGTCAGCGACCGGGAAGTGAACGTCTTCACCTGCGAGGCCAGCTTTGCCACCCTCACCAACGTGGATTTTGACCCGGAGCGCTTCGTCACCTGGATCAACCGGGCGGTGGAACTACGGGAGCGTCTCAAGGAGAAGGTGAAGGATGCCGGCGGGAAGAGCGACTGGAGCGGCCCCGCGGTCTTCCAGCCGGAGAAGACCAAGGAGGGGATGCTCGCCCAAGCCGAGGCGGTGGGCCTCAAATCCTATCCGGCCGCCAGCCCGGACCTCCTCTCCCTGAAGCATGTGCTTCTCTTCGGGGTCAAGGGGGTGTGCGCCTACGCCGACCATGCCCAGATCCTGGGTCAGGAGGATGACAAGGTCTACGCCTTTGTCCATGAGGCCTTTGCCGCTCTGCCGGACCCCAACTTGGGCCTGCAGGAGCTCCTGAACCTGGTGCTCAAATGCGGCGAGATCAACCTCCGGGCCATGGAGCTGCTGGACGCCGGCAACACCGGCCGCTACGGCCACCCGGTGCCCACCAAGGTGCCTCTGGGCCACAAGGCGGGCAAGGCCATTTTGGTCTCCGGGCATGACCTGCTGGATATGGAGGAGATCCTCAAGCAGAGCGAGGGCAAGGGGATTTACGTTTATACTCACGGCGAGATGCTCCCCTGCCACGGTTATCCCGGCCTGAAGAAATACCCCCATTTTTACGGCCACTTCGGCACTGCCTGGCAGAACCAGATCAAGGAGTTTCCCCAGTTCCCCGGGCCCATCGTCATGACCACCAACTGCATCCAGCGGCCCCAGGCCTCCTACGCCGACCGCATCTTCACCCGGGGCCTGGTGGGCTGGCCGGGCATCAAGCACATCCCGGACCTCAACTTCGGGCCGGTGATTGAAAAAGCCCTGGAGCTTCCCGGCTTCCCCGAGGACGCCAACGACCGCTACGTCATGGTGGGCTTCGCCCGCAACACCGTCCTGGGGGTGGCGGACAAGGTCATCGAGGCGGTGAAATCCGGCGCCATCCGCCACTTCTTCCTGGTGGGCGGCTGCGACGGCGCCAAGCCCGGCCGCAGTTACTACACCGAGTTTGTCAAAAAGGTGCCTCAGGACTGCGTCATCCTGACCTTGGCCTGCGGCAAGTTCCGCTTCTTCGACCTGCCCCTGGGAGAGATCGGCGGCATCCCGCGGCTTCTGGATGTGGGCCAGTGCAACGACGCCTACTCCGCCATCCAGATCGCCGTGGCCCTGGCCCAGGCCTTCGGCACCGAGGTAAACAAGCTGCCCCTGTCCTTGGTGCTCTCCTGGTATGAGCAGAAGGCGGTGGCCATCCTCCTTACCCTGCTCTATCTGGGCATCAAGAACATCCGCCTGGGACCCAGCCTGCCGGCCTTTGTCACCCCCAACGTCCTGGACGTCCTGGTGAAAAACTTCGATCTCAAACCCATCACCACCCCCGAGGAAGACCTCAAGGCCATCCTCGGCTAA
- a CDS encoding transcriptional repressor, whose amino-acid sequence MVESWDFPRKLRELGLRPTGLRLALLEALAAAGRALTAGELLQQIRLTRRVNKVTVYRLLEEFTCRGLVRRVAAQGKAAHFELALHQPPHPHFQCDRCGVVQCLEPVSLEEVWSLLRGPLGHRADRLEIRVAGVCRECRRAGR is encoded by the coding sequence ATGGTGGAGAGCTGGGATTTCCCCCGAAAGCTCAGGGAGCTGGGCCTCCGGCCCACGGGCCTGCGGCTGGCGCTCCTGGAGGCCTTGGCTGCGGCCGGCCGGGCCCTGACCGCCGGGGAACTCCTTCAACAGATCCGTCTCACCCGCCGGGTCAACAAGGTGACGGTGTACCGTCTCCTGGAGGAGTTCACCTGCCGGGGGCTGGTGCGCCGGGTGGCGGCTCAGGGAAAGGCGGCGCACTTTGAATTGGCTCTGCATCAACCGCCGCACCCCCATTTTCAGTGCGACCGGTGTGGCGTCGTTCAGTGCCTGGAGCCCGTATCCCTGGAGGAGGTCTGGTCATTATTGAGAGGACCCCTGGGGCACCGGGCCGACCGCCTGGAGATCCGGGTGGCGGGTGTGTGCCGGGAATGCCGCAGGGCGGGGAGATGA